Proteins encoded in a region of the Diospyros lotus cultivar Yz01 chromosome 9, ASM1463336v1, whole genome shotgun sequence genome:
- the LOC127810668 gene encoding uncharacterized protein LOC127810668 — MELQQLLSMGFSNDLASQALAATGGKSTALATEWILTHKSNSNDPNPNPTSNPVQPKLDRFFHSQSEPPSSSKQQNSHKEEVEDNESLPRKRLKLSPPPPHAPLSERMRPRTIDDVVGQDHLLSRSSIIRSAIDCNRLPSIILWGPPGTGKTSIARAIVNSSSSSANSYVFVSLSAVTSGVKDVRDAVEEARRVKLKSRKRTVLFVDEVHRFNKSQQDSFLPVIEDGSIVFFGATTENPSFHLITPLLSRCRVLTLNPLSPDHVSAILHRAASDSERGVSQSVAGAREVVVDDKAIEFLSSQCDGDARVALNALEISATTAAARSDELVARISLEDAKEALQSKHIAYDKAGEEHYNLISALHKSMRGSDADAAIYWLARMLEGGEQPLYIARRLIRFASEDVGLADPSALMQAVACYQACHFIGMPECNVNLAQCVAYLALAPKSVSVYRAIEAAQKVVSESVGQNEGVPLHLRNAPTKLMKELGYGKGYIYPPDNPDSSSQSYLPPSLQGYKFLHLPGAPDNNG; from the coding sequence ATGGAGCTGCAGCAGCTGTTGAGCATGGGCTTCTCCAACGACTTGGCGTCTCAAGCTCTCGCCGCCACTGGTGGCAAATCCACTGCCCTCGCCACCGAATGGATTCTCACCCACAAATCCAACTCCAACGATCCAAACCCAAACCCTACCTCCAATCCCGTCCAACCCAAACTCGACCGCTTCTTCCACTCCCAATCCGAACctccatcatcatcaaaacaacaaaattctcacaaagaagaagtagaagacaATGAGTCGCTTCCTAGAAAGCGCCTCAAACTATCACCGCCGCCGCCGCATGCGCCGTTATCGGAGCGAATGCGGCCGCGTACCATCGACGACGTGGTGGGGCAGGACCACCTTCTCTCCAGGAGCTCCATTATCCGGTCGGCAATCGACTGCAACCGCCTTCCTTCTATTATTCTCTGGGGTCCACCCGGTACCGGCAAGACCTCGATTGCAAGAGCCATCGtgaactcttcttcttcttccgcaaATTCCTACGTATTCGTGTCTTTGTCGGCTGTGACTTCTGGCGTTAAGGACGTGCGGGACGCCGTCGAAGAAGCCAGGAGAGTGAAGCTGAAGAGCCGAAAAAGAACGGTTCTTTTCGTGGACGAGGTTCACCGGTTCAACAAGTCGCAGCAGGACTCGTTCTTGCCGGTGATCGAGGACGGGAGCATCGTGTTCTTCGGCGCCACCACCGAGAACCCGTCTTTCCACTTGATCACGCCGTTGTTGTCTCGCTGTAGGGTCCTTACGCTGAACCCCCTTAGTCCCGATCATGTTTCGGCCATCCTCCACCGCGCCGCATCTGATTCCGAGCGGGGTGTGTCTCAGAGCGTGGCCGGGGCGAGGGAGGTCGTCGTAGACGACAAGGCTATTGAATTCCTGTCGTCCCAGTGCGATGGTGACGCCAGAGTGGCCTTAAATGCCCTCGAAATATCCGCGACCACAGCTGCTGCGCGATCAGATGAATTGGTGGCTCGAATTAGCCTGGAAGATGCCAAAGAGGCACTTCAATCCAAGCACATTGCTTATGACAAAGCAGGGGAGGAGCATTATAATCTGATTAGTGCATTGCATAAGTCTATGAGGGGGAGTGATGCTGATGCTGCCATTTACTGGCTGGCACGGATGTTGGAAGGAGGGGAACAGCCTCTATACATTGCTCGCCGGCTCATTAGGTTTGCAAGTGAGGATGTGGGTTTGGCTGACCCCTCCGCTCTCATGCAGGCTGTAGCTTGTTATCAAGCTTGCCATTTTATCGGTATGCCTGAGTGCAATGTTAATCTTGCTCAGTGTGTTGCTTATTTGGCTTTGGCCCCCAAGTCAGTGTCTGTTTACCGGGCAATTGAGGCTGCACAGAAGGTAGTGAGTGAATCGGTTGGCCAGAATGAAGGAGTGCCTCTGCATCTAAGGAATGCACCGACTAAGCTAATGAAGGAACTTGGATATGGGAAGGGCTATATCTACCCTCCTGACAATCCTGACTCATCATCACAGTCCTATTTGCCACCATCCCTTCAAGGTTATAAGTTCCTCCATTTGCCGGGGGCCCCTGACAATAATGGATGA